One Rhodothermales bacterium genomic window carries:
- a CDS encoding polyisoprenoid-binding protein, with protein sequence DFGLVWNNLTEAGGVIVSDKVKILIEVQAIQS encoded by the coding sequence GACTTTGGTCTGGTATGGAACAACCTGACAGAGGCTGGTGGGGTCATCGTCAGCGACAAGGTGAAGATCTTGATTGAGGTTCAGGCGATCCAGTCGTAG
- the purQ gene encoding phosphoribosylformylglycinamidine synthase subunit PurQ, which yields MPITFGVLVFPGSNCDHDAYHAAGHILAEDARFIWHKETTVGDADVVIVPGGFSYGDYLRSGAIARFSPVMKDVVRFAREGGLVIGICNGFQILCEAGLLPGALIRNRSLRFLCRSVNLRVENTRSPFTNTFRPGEVLSMPIAHGDGNYFADSATLEELESTGRIAFRYSNESGEAVDEANPNGSARNIAGILNEAGNVLGMMPHPERNSDAILGRPDGLGVFRSIVEHFVAVQT from the coding sequence ATGCCCATTACTTTTGGGGTTCTTGTTTTTCCCGGTTCAAACTGCGACCACGACGCATACCATGCGGCGGGGCATATCCTGGCCGAAGATGCCCGCTTTATCTGGCACAAAGAGACCACGGTGGGAGATGCCGACGTGGTGATCGTGCCCGGTGGGTTCTCGTACGGAGACTATTTGAGATCTGGTGCGATCGCTCGGTTCTCACCCGTGATGAAAGATGTCGTCCGATTCGCCCGAGAGGGGGGGCTGGTCATCGGAATCTGCAACGGATTTCAGATTCTGTGTGAGGCGGGCCTGCTGCCGGGAGCGCTAATTCGCAACAGATCGCTGCGGTTTCTTTGCAGGTCGGTGAATCTGCGGGTCGAAAACACGCGATCTCCGTTTACAAACACGTTTCGACCGGGCGAAGTGCTATCGATGCCGATCGCGCATGGAGATGGCAACTACTTCGCTGATTCAGCGACGCTTGAAGAATTGGAGTCGACGGGTCGGATCGCGTTCCGTTACAGTAACGAATCGGGTGAGGCCGTGGATGAGGCGAATCCGAACGGAAGCGCCCGAAACATCGCGGGCATTTTGAATGAAGCTGGCAACGTTCTGGGTATGATGCCGCATCCGGAGCGTAATTCTGATGCCATACTGGGCCGTCCCGACGGTCTCGGAGTTTTCAGGTCCATCGTTGAACACTTTGTGGCGGTTCAGACGTAG